One Aegilops tauschii subsp. strangulata cultivar AL8/78 chromosome 7, Aet v6.0, whole genome shotgun sequence genomic window carries:
- the LOC109743215 gene encoding F-box protein At5g49610, with translation MAEAAVGGPHLPKEIVTWEILIRLPPKPLVRCRAVCRSWHRRLTSDSKFLFAHHRRQPSLPLVTTEDTHERRIDALDHSTGERRPVARAARTAADEHFEVLASCDGLLILVAYGGVYICNPATRQHAPLPLHHVYCIAGLYFHSPSGSYRVLCCLKTTEDGQFRAVYQVYTLGSGDLRCIGEALEPWTSGDLARAMPMMVLFQPHVLAGGRLYWQPIKLPGAGGNGKVNNMLVFDTMAESFQHLLSPVEGAFLEPFEMNDTLGLYDYRGSTADLWVLEDHESWAWSLKHRIKSQVMAFSLVPDIQGGVLLLSDKGESGPLWQYLQHVSGADGTISIRYEWSAYLKLRRHRFRESLVRHSFFSMEGNNGGGVDGKPLFDGLSTVKVLTADISELH, from the coding sequence ATGGCAGAAGCGGCCGTCGGCGGGCCTCACCTCCCTAAGGAGATCGTCACCTGGGAGATTCTCATCCGCCTGCCGCCGAAGCCCCTCGTCCGCTGCCGCGCCGTCTGCCGCTCCTGGCACCGCCGCCTCACCTCCGACTCCAAATTCCTCTTCGCCCACCACCGCCGCCAGCCCTCGCTCCCGCTCGTCACCACCGAAGACACCCATGAGAGAAGGATCGACGCCCTCGACCACAGCACCGGCGAGCGGCGCCCCGTCGCGCGGGCGGCCCGGACCGCAGCCGACGAGCACTTCGAGGTGCTCGCCTCCTGCGACGGCCTCCTTATCCTCGTCGCCTACGGCGGCGTCTACATCTGCAACCCGGCGACTCGCCAGCACGCGCCCCTCCCGCTGCATCACGTCTACTGCATCGCCGGGTTATACTTCCACAGCCCGTCGGGGTCCTACCGAGTTCTGTGCTGCCTGAAGACAACCGAGGACGGCCAGTTCCGTGCGGTATACCAGGTGTACACCCTCGGGTCCGGCGACCTCAGGTGCATCGGGGAGGCTCTCGAGCCGTGGACGTCCGGAGATCTAGCGCGGGCGATGCCGATGATGGTGTTATTTCAACCGCACGTCCTGGCAGGCGGCAGGCTTTACTGGCAGCCCATTAAGTTGCCTGGTGCtggcggcaacggcaaggtgaACAACATGCTGGTGTTCGACACCATGGCCGAGTCCTTCCAGCATCTGCTTTCGCCAGTTGAGGGCGCCTTTCTTGAGCCGTTTGAGATGAACGACACGCTTGGATTGTACGACTACCGTGGCAGCACGGCTGATCTCTGGGTTCTAGAGGATCATGAGAGCTGGGCCTGGTCGTTGAAGCACCGGATCAAGTCGCAGGTGATGGCCTTCTCTCTGGTGCCGGACATCCAAGGAGGTGTGCTCCTTCTTTCTGACAAAGGGGAATCAGGCCCTCTATGGCAATATCTGCAGCATGTTTCTGGTGCCGATGGTACTATCTCCATACGGTATGAATGGAGCGCTTATCTGAAACTTAGGAGACATAGGTTCAGAGAAAGTCTTGTTCGGCATTCCTTCTTCTCGATGGAAGGTAACAATGGTGGTGGTGTGGATGGAAAACCGTTGTTCGATGGGTTGTCAACTGTGAAGGTGCTTACTGCTGATATTTCGGAGCTGCACTAA